The Corynebacterium halotolerans YIM 70093 = DSM 44683 region GCCACGACATCGAAGACCATCGCGGCCTCGGCGATCTCCCCGTCGCTGAACACCTGCACGTCCTCGTCCTCACCGCGCATGCCCAGCGGGGTGACATTGACGAGCAGGCCCGCGCCCTCGGGCACCTCGGTGGAGTAGTCCCAGCCGTAGCGCTGCGCGAGCGCCGGGCCCGTCTGGTGGTTGCGGGCGACGACGGTGCCGGTCATCCCGTGGTCGGCCAGCGCCGCGACGACCGCGTTGGCCATGCCGCCGGAACCGCGCAGCGCCACCGGCAACGACGGGTCCACACCGTGGGTGCGCAGCAGGGAGGCCACTGCCACATAGTCGGTGTTGTAGCCGGTCAGCTCGCCGTCGGTGTTGACGATCGTGTTGACGGCGTCGATACGCTCGGCGGAGGGGTCGAGGCTGTCGATGAGCGGGATGACGTCCTGCTTGTAGGGCATGGACACACCCGCCCCACGGATGTCGAGACCGCGGATGCCGGCGACGGCGGCGGTGATGTCGGTGGGGGCGACTGCCTTGTAGATGTAGTTGAGACCGAGCTCCGCATACAGCCAGTTATGGAAGCGCACGCCGTGATTCGAGGGCCGGGCGGCCAGCGAGATGCACAGCGTGGTTTCGCGGTCGACGTGGTTAACCATGCTCACTACCGTAGAGGATATGAGTGTGGGAACCACCTCGGGACCGGAGGTCCGCACCGCCTCCGGTGTTGTCCGGGGGCTGGTCGACGAGGAGCTCGGCGTCAGGACATGGAGAGGTGTGCCCTTCGGCGCGGACACCTCCGGGGCCGCACGTTTCCGGGCCCCGCGCCCGGCGCGCAAGTGGAGCGGGGTGCGCGACGCCACCCGCTTCGGCCCGCCCGCCCCGCAGCCCACGTACTCCTGGACCGACCGAATCATCGGCGACGAGGACTGCCTGCACCTGGACGTCGTCCGCCCGGACACCGACGACGAGCTGCCGGTCGTGGTCTACCTCCACGGCGGCTCGTTCATCATGGGTTCCTCGCACGAGCAGATGCTGCGGGGCTACTTCCTGGCCACCTCGATGGACGTGGTGTACGTCTCCGTGAACTTCCGGCTCGGGGTGCTCGGCTACCTCGACCTGCGCAGCCTGGGGGAGGACTGCGTGGCCAACCCGGCGGTGCGCGACCAGCTGCTCGCCCTGCAGTGGGTGCAGGCCAATATCGCGGGCTTCGGCGGGGATCCGGACAATGTCACGCTGATGGGCGAGTCCGCCGGTGGGGCGGCGGTGACCACGCTGATGAGCGTGCCCGCCGCGAAGGGTCTGTTCCACCGGGCGATCGCCCAGTCGCCGCCGATCTCGATGATCCACTCCCGCGCCCAGGCCACCCTCTGGGCCCGTGAGCTCGTCTACGGCATGGCCCTGCCGCGGCAGACCACCCTGGCGGATCTGCGTGAGGCGCCGGTCGGGGATCTGGTGCGCGCCGGGCAGTCGATGATCTGGCGGGGCGGGGAACTGATCCACCTGAACGCGAGCTACAGCCCGACCGTCGACGGCGGACTCATCCCCGACCACCCCCTGGTGGTGTTCGCCGAGGGGGAGCAGGCGCAGGTGCCGTTGCTGATCGGCACGAACTCCGATGAGACGAGCTTCGGGAAGTTCTTCTACCTGCGCAACTCCGCCCGTTCGCGGGCCGCGTTGCGGCTGCTGTCGGCCTTCGACCCGGAGCACGCGCCCCGGGTGCTGGAGGCCTACGGCGGGGCCACGGAGCGCACGGAGTTCGCCGAGCTGCTGGCCGACGCCATCTTCTGGGCGCCGTCGGGCCGTACGGCGACCAACCACGCGCGCATGGCCCCGACCTGGATGTACCGCTTCGACTACGCCCCGGCGGCCCTGCGCTGGCTGGGGCTCGGGGCGATGCACTCGCTGGAGTTGTCGGCGGTGTTCGGCGATCCCGGTTCCTCGCGGACCCGCGGGCTGTCGCGCTGGGGCGGCATGGAGGGCCTGGAGGAGCTGACCGAGTACATGCAGTACCACTGGGGCCATTTCATCCGCCACGGGCACCCGGGTGAGGAGTGGCCGGCCTATCAGCCGGCGAGTGACACCGTCCCGCCGCGGGCGACGATGGTCTTCGACGCCGAGTCGCGCGTGGAGTACGACCCGAAGGCGACCAAGCGCCGGGCCTGGGAGGACTACCGCATGCTGGAGTGGGGCACGGGCCGCCCGGAACTGCTCGAGGAACTGGGGCTGATGGTCTCCCAGGAACTGACCGGGCGGCTGGCGGGGCCGTGATCGTCGACCGGGGACGGGGAGCCGCCGGTTTGCGTCGGCGTTCCGGGCCGCGGAGGGCTAGGCTGGGGCGCGATTGCCGTTGGCGGTCACCGCTTCAGCTCCGACTGGAAGGACAACACGGACATGAGCTTCTTCGAGGACATTGCCGCTGCACTTGACGCCGACGGGATCGAATCCCGCGTGAACGACGACATCATGTTCGTCCCGATCACCGCTGACCTGGAGATCCAGTTCGTGGAGATCGACGCGCTGCTGCCCGCCGCCAATGTCTACATCGCCGCCGCGGACGTCGACGAGGACGACGAGAACTTCGAGGCGGTGCTCGTGTCGGTGGTGTTCTCCGTCGACGACGCCGTGCGCACCGTCGCCGGACACGTGGCCACCGACCAGGTGATCACCGTGCTGCGCGACCTGCTCGAGGGCACCGACGAGCGCATCGGCGACATGGAGTTCTACCAGGACGCGGTCAACGCGAACCTGGTGCGCGCCGAGGTCGGCCAGAGCTCCGAGCTGCAGGTCCTCGTCGAGGTTATGGACGGCGTGCCGAGCGCCGTCGTCCAGTTCGTGGCCATCGGCGACTCCTTCGAGGATCTGGTGGACCAGGCCATCGACGAGCTGTGGGAGTCGGACGCCGACGCCGTGCTCTCCGACGAGGACCGCCAGCGGCTGTTCTCTGACCTGCACAATGAGGCCGAGCTGGCCACCGACGAGGTCCTCGACCTGGGCACTTTCACCGACTTCGACCGGCTCTTCGACGTTCTGTCGCTGGCCGCCGACCACGCCGAGGACTGGGAGGAGCAGCTCGTCCCCTTCGACGACGAGGAGTTCGACGAGCCCGACGTCTACGACCTCTACGGCGAGGATGACGGGGACGACTTCGACGACGATGAGGACGATGAGGAGGACGAGGAGGACGAGGAGGACGACGACTTCGGCGACGGGGACGACGGGGACGATGACGTCCGCGAGGTCTTCGAGGTGGTCGACGAGGTCCTCGACGACCGTCCCGAGCCCGGCTCGGAGGTCAATTACGAGGAGGAGGACGCCAGCGATGACGGCGGCGCCGACTTCGACTTCGGCGACGACGAGGGCGACGCCCGCAGCTAGGGGCGTGATGCACCTACCCCTGGAGGTGGGTGACCGCCGCCAGCAACAGTGCGTAGAGCACCAGGCCGGTCAGGAACCAGCCGAAGCTGGAGGAGCGGTTCGAGGGAACCTCTTCCTTGAACACGTTCAGCAGCACGGAACCACCCAGGAAGGCCGTGAGCAGAGCCACCAGCAGCGTGCTGGTGGGGGCTGCGAGCGCTCCGAGCGCCCAGCCGACCACCAGGGCCCCGGCCAGCAGAAGCCGACCATGTGCACGAAACCGGCGTGGGTAGTGTTCGGCCAGACCACGGTCGGTGAGCACGAAGTGCAGCCCCATGGCCACCGTGAACAGCAGCGCGAACAGTAACCCGGTGCGCACCCGCAGGGACATGGTGTACGTGATCAGCATGTTGTAGATCAGGAACGACCCCAGGTGCAGCCAGTACACCCATGCCGCCTCCCGCTTCCCGTCGTCACCCGGGGCGGTCGTCCGGGGCTGCTCCCGGGAGCCGCGGTAGGTGGCCAGACGTTCCAGGCCGTAGAAGACGGTGAAGCCGGTCAGCGCGACCAGGAAGATCCCCAGCTCCAGTAGCGGGGTCGGTTCCACTACGTCCGACAGGGCCTCGCCCACGGCCTCGTTGCCGGCCGCGACCTCGGGCAGCAGGTGCAGGAACACGTAGCTCA contains the following coding sequences:
- a CDS encoding shikimate 5-dehydrogenase, which codes for MVNHVDRETTLCISLAARPSNHGVRFHNWLYAELGLNYIYKAVAPTDITAAVAGIRGLDIRGAGVSMPYKQDVIPLIDSLDPSAERIDAVNTIVNTDGELTGYNTDYVAVASLLRTHGVDPSLPVALRGSGGMANAVVAALADHGMTGTVVARNHQTGPALAQRYGWDYSTEVPEGAGLLVNVTPLGMRGEDEDVQVFSDGEIAEAAMVFDVVAYPVRTPLIEAAERLGRPTINGGEVVALQAAEQFALYTGVRPTDEQVIAAEEFANRD
- a CDS encoding carboxylesterase/lipase family protein; this translates as MSVGTTSGPEVRTASGVVRGLVDEELGVRTWRGVPFGADTSGAARFRAPRPARKWSGVRDATRFGPPAPQPTYSWTDRIIGDEDCLHLDVVRPDTDDELPVVVYLHGGSFIMGSSHEQMLRGYFLATSMDVVYVSVNFRLGVLGYLDLRSLGEDCVANPAVRDQLLALQWVQANIAGFGGDPDNVTLMGESAGGAAVTTLMSVPAAKGLFHRAIAQSPPISMIHSRAQATLWARELVYGMALPRQTTLADLREAPVGDLVRAGQSMIWRGGELIHLNASYSPTVDGGLIPDHPLVVFAEGEQAQVPLLIGTNSDETSFGKFFYLRNSARSRAALRLLSAFDPEHAPRVLEAYGGATERTEFAELLADAIFWAPSGRTATNHARMAPTWMYRFDYAPAALRWLGLGAMHSLELSAVFGDPGSSRTRGLSRWGGMEGLEELTEYMQYHWGHFIRHGHPGEEWPAYQPASDTVPPRATMVFDAESRVEYDPKATKRRAWEDYRMLEWGTGRPELLEELGLMVSQELTGRLAGP